GATATTTCTTAGAACGAGCCTTGTAGATACTTGCCGAATCATAAGCATTCATCCTTAGCTCTTCAAGCTCATGCAAGTCAAGTAAGCACCGCTCCCCCGCACaagaaagttcaaaattcaatgttttaatggcccacatagccCGATGCTCCAATTCAACCGGCAAATGACAACTTTTACCATACACAAACTTGTACGGGGTCATCCCAATAGCGGTCTTGAAAGCCGTCCTATAAGCCCATAGAGCATCATCGAGCTTGATTGGTCAATCCTTTCGGTTCTTAGCAACCGTCTTCTCAAGGATGGACTTGATTTCTCGGTTAGTCACTTCAACTTGGCCACTTGTTTGGGGATGGTACCCCAAACCTATCTTGTGATGCACACCATATTTCTTCAAAAGTGCCTTGAACTTCCCATGAGCAAAGTGGGATCCTCCATCACATATAACTGCCATAGGGACACCAAAACAGGGGAAAACAATCTTCTTGAAAAGGGAAATCACCACCTTATGATCATTGGTGGGAGAGGCGATTTCTTCCGCCCATTCGGACACATAGTCCACAGCCACCAAAATGTACAAATTGCCGTAGAAGGAAGGAAAGGGGCCCATAAAGTCAATGCCCCAAACATCAAACACTTCAAGCTCAAGAATGGAAGATTGTGGCATCTCTTGCTGTTTAGACACATTCCCCATTCGTTGACAACGATCACAAGACTTGACAAAGGCCCAAGCATCCCGGAAGAGGGTGGGCCACCACAACATACTTTGAAGGACCTTGGTGGCGGTTTTATCACCTCCCATATGCCCACCACAAGGGGAAGAGTGGCACATACGGAGGACATTAGCAAATTCCTCATTCAAAACACATCTCCTCAAAAGCCCGTCCGGGCATGTCCTCAACAAAACGGGATCATCCCAAACATAGCGCCTAGCATCATACTTCAACTTCCGGCGTTGTTGGGTAGAAAGATCTTCGGGAATTGCCCCACGAGCTAAGAAGTTCACAATATCAACGAACCAAGGAAGAGGGGATCTCTCAACCAAATACAAGGTATCATCGCGCAAAGCATTCTCAATAGGCACATCATCCTTAGCCCCATCCCCAAGCTCTAGCCTAGAGAGGTGATCGGCTACCACATTCTCGGCACCCTTTTTATCACGAATCTCGATGTCGAACACTTGGAGGAGGAGCACCCAACGAATTAGCCTAGGCTTGGCCTCCTTCTTTGCCATGAGATATCGGATTGCCGCATGGTCCGTGTACAAAATACTCTTCGAACCCACCAAATAGGTTCGAAATTTCTCAAATGCATGTACAATGGAAAGAAACTCCTTTTCGGTGGTAGTGTAGTTGGATTGGGCTTGGTTGAGGGTTTTGGACATATAATATATCACATGGAGCTTCTTATCTTTCCTTTGGCCTAGGACACCACCCACCGAATAGTCGCTAGCATCACACATCAACTCAAAGGGTAAGGACCAATCGGGGGCTTGCACAATTGGGGTAGAAACTAGGGCACGCTTGAGTGTGTTGAAAGCTTTGAGGCATTCGGCATCGAATTGGAAGTCACACTCCTTTTGAAGGAGATTGGTGAGGGGCCTACCAATCAATGAGAAATCCTTAATGAATCTCCTATAAAAGCCGACATTTCCAAGAAAAGACCGGATCCCCTTAACATTCACCGGAGGAGGGAGCTTCTCTATAACTTCAATTTTCGCCCTATCCACCTCAATACCAAGGTGTGAGATCTTATGGCCAAGTACAATCCCTTCTTGAACCATGAAGTGACATTTTTCCCAATTAAGCACCAATTGAACCTTCTCACACCTTTCTAGACACTTGTCAAGGTTGACAAGACATTCATCGTAGGTGGCCCCACCCACCAAAAATTCGTCCATGAACACTTCCATTTCCTCCTCGATCATATCACCaaaaatactcatcatgcaactTTGGAACGTTTCGGGGGCATTGCAAAGCCCGAATGGCATCCTCCTATAGGCAAAAGTCCCGTAAGGGCAAATAAATGTagttttctcttggtcttcgggGCTTATGGGGATTTGGAAAAACCCGAAATACCCATCAAGAAAGCTAAAATACTTGTGTTTGGTTAGTCGTTCAAGCATTTGATCAATAAATGGTAAAGGGAAGTGGTCTGTCTTAGTGGAAAGATTGAGTTGGAGATGGTCAATGCACATACGCCACTCGGTTACCGTCCGGGTGGAAATGGGCTCTCCTTGTGCATTCTTTACTACCATCATCCCACCTTTCTTGGGGACAACATGGACCGGGGACACCATCTACTATTGGAAATAGGATACATGATCCCGGCCGCCAAAAGTTTCATAATTTCCTTCTTAACCACCTCACCCATAGGTGGATTAAGCTTTCGTTGCCTTTCATGATGGGGAACGGCATTGTCTTCAAGCTCAATATGGTGCATACAAAGTGTTGGGATAACACCTTTCAAATCACCAATGGTGTAGCCCAAAGCACTTTGATGACGTTTCAAAACATTAGTGAGCTTGAGCACTTGCTCATCATCCAAGCTAGAGTTAATAATAACCGGGTAAGAAGAATTTGGACCGAGAAAAACGTACCTCAAGCTCGAAGGTAGATGTTTGAGCTCTACCTTGGGAGCTTCCTTACCAATTCGGAATCCATGATCATACGAAAATTCTTTCCGATCAAGCACAATCAAGCATTACTCCGATTGAGCACAAGGTGAGGTGGAATCCAATAGCTCCTTGTAGTTGGCCGCTTCAACCCCTATATCTCCTAAGCCTTCTCTACTCAAAAGAGCAAGCTCAAGCGGATCGTTAGTAGCGAGCAAATGCTCATGCATGTCATGCACTATGGGATCAAAAGAGTCAACCAAGAAACATTTCTCATTAGTAGAACTAGGATAACTCATGGCTTTATTCAAGTCAAAAAACAAACTATCCTTCCCAACCTTCAAAGTGATTTTCCCTTGCTTAACATCAATAATGGCCCCCGCCGTGGCCAAGAATGGCCGACCAAGAATAATAGGGACATGCACGTCCTCATCTATATCTAGCACCACAAAGTCGACGGGGATAAAAAATCTACCAACTCTCAAGGGTACATCCTCAACCTTGCCAATAGGGTATTTGACCGAATGTTCAGCAAGTTGCAATGTAATGTTGGTGGGGACAAGATCACCAACTTCAAGCTTGGCGAAAACCGAATAAGGCATTAAACTAACACTAGCACCCAAGTCACAAAGAGCATTCCCAATCTCAAGGGTTTGTATAGCGCATGGGATAGAAAAACTTCCCGGGTCTTTGAGCTTTGGGGGCATTTGGTTAAGGATGATTGCGCTACAATTCTCGGTCAAGTTCACCGTCTCCTTTACGTCGCAATCACGCTTCCCACTCAAGATTTCCTTAGATTGACATTTGCTTCAACGCATCCGTAAAGGGAATAGTGATATGCAATTTCCTAAGAATATCTAGGAATTTCGAGAATTGAACGTCTAACTTATGCCTTATGAATCTTTGGGGATAGGGAAGTTTAGGAGTGGGGAGAGGTAGAAGAGTTGCCTCTTTTGGACTAGGAATATCACCCACATCATCGTTGGGAGGCTCCTCATCTACCACATCATTGTCGCTAGACTCAATGACTCCCTCTTGTTCCTTCCCTTTGGACTTGGAAACCTTATTAGCTCTAGGAACATCATCTAAAATCCtcccactccttgtcacaaTGGCATTCATTTGCCTTGGagcttgaccttggggtgggagactagtaTGCACATGATGTTCCTTAATGGTATTAGCAGGTTGAGCTAATAGGGTTTCGATCATtttcaagtgagtgttggattgcttaaatccatcctcaaactcaacatttttcttggcttgcgcccccacaaacgactccataaGGGATTCAAggttagacttgagaggcgggagcgGTGGAGGTGCATTGCCATAGCCACTAGAATTTTGTTGAAATTTGTTGCCATAGGTCCTTGgcccattgaatccgggaggtgggAATTGAGAAACACCATATTGACCTCCCGGGTTCAACGGATAACCCCCACTAGAGGCACCCCTATATTGCCCATAAGAATAgttgtaaccccctccaccttaatggttgggattataactaccttgattgtattggccttgattgccaagACCATGAGATTGACCATAGGGTGCTTGGCCTTGATAGCCTTGCGCCCTATATCCACCTCGGCCTTGACTATCATACCCTCCTCCTTGGCCAAAGCCTGGATCCATGCATAGGAGGGCCTCTAGGTGCTTTCCTATTAAAGTTTTGATTAGGGGGGTTATCATATCTAGGCCTCTCATTCATAGCATGAGAATATTCCACATCAAAATCACCTTCATaagaagggccataatccacataAGACACATTATGCATTAAAGGACAAGCATTAGGGAAATGACCAAAGTCTTGACAATTATCACAAAAGGATGTACCCGGAGGCAAGGTGTCAAAGGAACTCACCTTGCTCTTCCCCTTAGTGAGAAGAGTAGCCGAAGGCGGTGGAATTTTTGATGGCGATGGGGGTTGACTTGGAGTGCTCTCTAGCTTTTCCAACCTCGATCTAAGCTTCTCAATAATCCGTGCTTGCTCCATAGCATATATTGACCCCTTACCATCATCACTTCTACTTTTGCAATCATAGTTCCTTGTACCAACATGCCAAGCTTGGTAATTTTGTACTACATCCTCAATGATTTCTTCTATTTGATCTTCGGTTTTGTTCATTAGGGGACCACCCGCCCCCGCATCTAGGCTTGTCTTGGAGGTGGGGCTCAATCCCAAATAGAACTTTTGGAGAAGTAACCACTTAGGAATCCCATGgtgagggcattccctttggtatTCTTTGAATCGGTCCCAAGCTTCAAAAATCGACTCATCTCGCTTTTGCTCAAATGATTGAATTTTGTGGCGATactccgccgtcttcccatgaGAGTAGAACTTGCTCAAAAATGCGCTTGTCACCTCATTCCAAGTTCGAAGTGAAtttggcttgacctccttgtcaagccaatcgctAGCACGTCCTAAAAGAGAGAAGCAGAATAGTGTCAACGTCACATAATCCGAAGTCACTCCAATGTGTTTGATTGTATCACAATAGTGCTTGAATTGCTTCAAGTGCTTATGCGGTGATTCACTACTCTTTCCGCAAAATGGATGACTTtgcaccaaattgatcaaggcgggcttgatctcaaagttatTTGCATTGGTGGTGGGTGCTTGAATCCCACAAGTAGCCTCAAAGGCTCCCGGTATCCCTAAGTTCTTGACCGGAAGAGCCATTGCCTCAATGGTATGATCACTTGCTTCTTGTTCTGTAGCTTCGCTCAAAGTCTCGAATCTGTTGTAGCTTGATGAGCGGGTTCGGATTCGCCTCAATCTTCGCAAAGTCCTCTCTAACTCTAGGTCGAGAGGATAGAGATACCTATGACGAGTTCGACCCCTATCTTGCATATAAAACTCTAGCAAACCGTGATCAATGCAAAGGAAAACTAAAGCAAGAAAAGTgaaatgtttttgtattttctatgtTTAAACTAGACTCAACAAAACTTAACAACAacaaccgttccccggcaaccGCGCCATTTTTATAGAGgttttttccgtcgttgaaagaatACACCtcgaccaaacaaaatttataaaactccTAACTAGTCGGTGATAGGGTCGTCGTCAAGcctaccaaaaaataaaaaaacctaACTTGGTCTCTCTAATGGTTAGAAAGGGCAAGCAAGGGtcgatccacagggactaaggggAGCACTGTTAAAATATTGACTATGATAAGGTAGGCCAAGTCTTTTTAGGGTGATGATTTTTGGGGTTAAAATGaacaacaattaaaaaaaaggccTTGGGAAAGGGTATCCACCAATCAAATAATTCACAAACCAAGCAATcaaaatgagaaagaaacaaaggggatcAATTGAGGGGAATTGCTCATCCAAGGGTACTCTAACTACTCTTTCAAGCTAGTTAGATTGGCCTAATATCCAACCAAACACCTAATTTCATGGCTAAGGCATTCAACTAAGCATATCCATATACATGATGAACATAAACAATCAAAGAAAGTCCTCTAGACTATGTAGTCCCTATTTTCATGGTCCTCCAAGCCTAATGATCTATTTGAGGTAACCCCTTAACTTCATCTTTCAATCCTTCACTAAGGGTACCTAAATAATGCCTTTATCATGGTCAATCACACAAGCTTTCATAAAATACCAAATCAATCAACCAAATTCATCCCAAGTGAAAATCCCATGTTCAATTTATAGGTTCATAATCTCA
This genomic stretch from Spinacia oleracea cultivar Varoflay chromosome 3, BTI_SOV_V1, whole genome shotgun sequence harbors:
- the LOC110780984 gene encoding uncharacterized protein codes for the protein MPPKLKDPGSFSIPCAIQTLEIGNALCDLGASVSLMPYSVFAKLEVGDLVPTNITLQLAEHSVKYPIGKVEDVPLRVGRFFIPVDFVVLDIDEDVHVPIILGRPFLATAGAIIDVKQGKITLKVGKDSLFFDLNKAMSYPSSTNEKCFLVDSFDPIVHDMHEHLLATNDPLELALLSREGLGDIGVEAANYKELLDSTSPCAQSE
- the LOC130470039 gene encoding uncharacterized protein; its protein translation is MALPVKNLGIPGAFEATCGIQAPTTNANNFEIKPALINLVQSHPFCGKSSESPHKHLKQFKHYCDTIKHIGVTSDYVTLTLFCFSLLGRASDWLDKEVKPNSLRTWNEVTSAFLSKFYSHGKTAEYRHKIQSFEQKRDESIFEAWDRFKEYQRECPHHGIPKWLLLQKFYLGLSPTSKTSLDAGAGGPLMNKTEDQIEEIIEDVVQNYQAWHVGTRNYDCKSRSDDGKGSIYAMEQARIIEKLRSRLEKLESTPSQPPSPSKIPPPSATLLTKGKSKVSSFDTLPPGTSFCDNCQDFGHFPNACPLMHNVSYVDYGPSYEGDFDVEYSHAMNERPRYDNPPNQNFNRKAPRGPPMHGSRLWPRRRV